The following are from one region of the Neorhodopirellula lusitana genome:
- a CDS encoding pyridoxamine 5'-phosphate oxidase family protein: MNTYEKLVDLMNDFDTAMLVTRTDDGKLDARPMAVAELTDSGELWFVTDRTSGKIADLMLDREVAVTMQASGKYVSVSGEARVIDDREKVEALWSEAWKVWFPGGKSDPSITLLKIVPERGEYWDNSGFTGVKYLIKAGKAYMQGEQASTDESINATVVMD, translated from the coding sequence ATGAATACCTATGAAAAACTTGTCGACTTGATGAACGACTTTGATACCGCAATGCTGGTCACTCGAACGGACGATGGAAAGCTGGACGCCAGACCAATGGCGGTTGCTGAGTTGACCGATTCGGGCGAACTGTGGTTCGTGACGGATCGGACCTCGGGGAAGATTGCTGATCTGATGCTCGACCGTGAAGTCGCTGTAACGATGCAGGCATCCGGCAAATACGTTTCGGTGTCCGGCGAGGCCCGGGTGATTGACGACCGAGAAAAGGTCGAAGCATTGTGGAGCGAAGCGTGGAAGGTTTGGTTCCCAGGCGGAAAAAGCGATCCTTCGATCACCTTGCTGAAGATCGTCCCAGAACGTGGTGAGTACTGGGACAATTCCGGGTTCACCGGTGTTAAGTATCTCATCAAGGCGGGTAAGGCCTACATGCAAGGCGAGCAAGCTTCGACGGACGAGTCGATCAACGCTACAGTTGTGATGGACTAA
- a CDS encoding alpha-amylase family glycosyl hydrolase: MAPSLLLGKSPSNSEHTQIHGMGPILLDSGVAFRVWAPNADSVSVVGEFNDWKPDAHPMQTEDNGNWFVVVENAKPGDQYKYEITNGENSFQRIDPRVREVTNSIGNGVVHQPDFDWQGDDFEMPAWNELVIYETHIGTFHRGDDDAVGTFADYQMKFDHLKKLGVNALQVMPIAEFAGDLSWGYNPAHPYAIESAYGGPLGFKTFVREAHKAGFAVILDVVYNHFGPSDLDLWQFDGWSENEKGGIYFYNDFRSDTPWGDTRPDYGRGEVRSYIRDNAMMWLEDYHVDGLRYDMTLYIRSVDASGQQEIPEGWGLTQWVNREIHGFKPSAITIAEDLQNNEYLTKSDIEGGAGFSTQWDANFVHPIRDVITQPDDSGRDMSKVRDALYHGYNGDAFQRVIYTESHDEVANGKSRIPSEVDESDPENWFAQKRSMLGIAVVMTAPGIPMLFQGQELLQDGWFQDTEELDWEKQDDFAGLGRLTRDLIQLRLNRSGTTKGLTGQDVDVFHVNNTDKVVAYRRSFDGGPGDDVIVIANFANQHYEHYEFGMPNEGTWKRRFSSDRRKYSDDFGGAASGDIQATPEGYDHQPCRAHVELPPYTVLIYSQD, from the coding sequence ATGGCACCTTCTCTCCTACTCGGTAAGTCTCCTTCAAACAGCGAGCACACACAAATCCATGGCATGGGTCCGATTCTGCTCGACTCAGGGGTCGCTTTTCGCGTCTGGGCTCCCAACGCCGATTCGGTTTCAGTCGTGGGTGAATTCAACGACTGGAAGCCAGACGCTCATCCGATGCAAACGGAGGACAATGGGAATTGGTTCGTGGTTGTCGAAAACGCCAAACCGGGAGACCAATACAAGTACGAAATTACCAATGGAGAAAACTCGTTCCAGCGAATCGATCCTAGGGTTCGAGAAGTGACCAACAGCATCGGCAACGGTGTCGTTCATCAGCCGGACTTCGATTGGCAGGGTGACGATTTCGAGATGCCGGCATGGAATGAGTTGGTGATTTACGAAACTCATATCGGCACCTTCCACCGCGGCGACGATGACGCAGTCGGAACGTTCGCGGACTATCAGATGAAATTCGATCATTTGAAGAAACTCGGCGTCAACGCGTTGCAGGTCATGCCCATTGCCGAGTTCGCAGGCGACTTATCGTGGGGCTACAACCCAGCGCATCCGTACGCAATTGAATCGGCTTACGGCGGTCCGCTCGGATTCAAGACCTTTGTCCGGGAGGCTCATAAGGCTGGCTTCGCCGTGATCCTCGACGTGGTTTACAACCACTTCGGCCCCAGCGATCTGGACCTGTGGCAGTTCGATGGTTGGAGCGAAAATGAGAAGGGCGGCATCTATTTCTACAATGATTTCCGCAGCGACACGCCTTGGGGCGACACCCGGCCGGATTACGGTCGTGGCGAAGTCCGATCCTACATTCGCGACAATGCAATGATGTGGTTGGAAGACTATCACGTTGACGGCTTGCGATACGACATGACGCTCTATATCCGTTCGGTCGACGCCAGCGGACAGCAAGAAATCCCCGAAGGTTGGGGGCTGACGCAATGGGTCAATCGCGAGATCCACGGCTTCAAACCCTCCGCCATCACGATTGCGGAAGACTTACAAAACAACGAGTACCTGACCAAGTCCGACATTGAAGGTGGTGCTGGGTTCTCGACTCAGTGGGATGCGAACTTTGTCCACCCGATCCGAGATGTCATCACTCAGCCGGATGACTCCGGACGTGACATGTCCAAGGTTCGAGACGCGCTGTATCACGGATACAATGGCGACGCCTTCCAGCGAGTCATCTACACGGAATCACACGACGAAGTCGCCAATGGGAAATCGAGAATTCCCAGCGAGGTCGATGAGTCCGATCCCGAGAATTGGTTCGCACAGAAACGCTCCATGCTGGGCATCGCAGTGGTGATGACCGCTCCCGGGATTCCCATGTTGTTCCAGGGACAAGAACTGTTGCAAGACGGCTGGTTCCAGGACACCGAGGAACTGGATTGGGAAAAGCAGGATGACTTCGCGGGACTTGGACGCCTCACCCGTGACCTGATCCAACTTCGCCTCAATCGCTCCGGCACCACCAAAGGCCTGACGGGGCAAGACGTGGATGTTTTTCATGTTAACAACACGGACAAGGTGGTCGCCTACCGACGCTCGTTCGACGGTGGACCTGGCGACGACGTGATCGTGATCGCCAACTTCGCTAACCAGCACTACGAACATTACGAGTTCGGGATGCCCAACGAAGGAACTTGGAAGCGACGCTTCAGCAGTGACCGCCGCAAATACAGCGACGACTTTGGCGGCGCGGCCAGCGGTGACATTCAGGCGACTCCCGAAGGCTACGATCACCAACCGTGCCGTGCCCACGTTGAGCTTCCTCCGTATACCGTCCTGATCTACTCACAAGATTAG
- a CDS encoding putative DNA modification/repair radical SAM protein, with the protein METRDKLKILADAAKYDASCASSGSKGTRAGSQIGSTEGMGICHSYTPDGRCVSLLKILLTNYCIYDCQYCVNRISSDTPRARFTVDEVVSLTMEFYKRNYVEGLFLSSGIIQNSDYTMEQLIEVARRLRTDQRFGGYIHLKTIPNASQDLIDQAGSWADRLSVNIELPTESDLVQLAPEKKKPQIVSTMSGIRERIDETKQEKKAGFKPPRFAPAGQSTQMIVGATPTPDLEILKTASELYTGQRLRRVYYSAYSPIPHADARLPGQSPPLVREHRLYQADWLMRFYGFEASEIVAESDSNLSLEMDPKLAWALANRHYFPVNVNLASREELLRIPGVGVRSVDRILKIRKFQSLRCADLRKLRVAWNRTKWFVETTDHNPGLASLDKLDLGKRAKPKNTQLLLFDAATSAFSGEV; encoded by the coding sequence ATGGAAACGCGAGACAAATTGAAGATTCTGGCCGACGCGGCCAAGTACGATGCGTCGTGCGCGAGCAGCGGGTCAAAAGGAACACGAGCCGGTAGCCAGATTGGTAGCACTGAGGGCATGGGGATATGCCACAGCTACACGCCGGATGGTCGCTGCGTTTCGCTGTTGAAGATCTTGCTGACGAATTATTGCATTTACGATTGTCAGTACTGCGTCAACCGAATTTCAAGCGACACACCACGGGCGAGATTCACCGTAGACGAGGTCGTTTCGCTGACGATGGAGTTCTACAAACGCAACTACGTCGAAGGCCTGTTTCTGAGTTCGGGGATCATTCAGAATTCCGACTACACGATGGAGCAACTGATTGAGGTGGCTCGACGCCTTCGGACGGATCAGCGTTTTGGAGGATACATTCATCTGAAGACGATCCCCAATGCTTCTCAAGATTTGATCGATCAAGCGGGCAGTTGGGCGGACCGTCTAAGCGTCAATATCGAGCTGCCGACCGAGAGCGATCTGGTGCAGTTGGCACCGGAAAAGAAGAAGCCCCAAATTGTCAGTACGATGAGCGGGATTCGCGAGCGGATTGACGAGACCAAGCAGGAAAAGAAGGCCGGTTTCAAACCGCCTCGATTCGCACCGGCTGGGCAGAGCACCCAAATGATTGTGGGGGCGACGCCGACGCCTGACTTGGAGATCTTGAAGACAGCGTCGGAGCTATACACCGGCCAGCGTTTGCGACGGGTCTACTACTCGGCTTACAGCCCAATTCCGCATGCCGACGCGCGGCTGCCGGGTCAGTCGCCGCCGCTGGTCCGTGAACACCGTTTGTATCAGGCCGATTGGTTGATGCGATTCTACGGGTTCGAAGCGAGCGAGATTGTTGCAGAGAGCGACTCGAATCTATCCCTGGAAATGGATCCGAAGCTAGCGTGGGCGTTGGCCAACCGGCACTATTTTCCGGTCAATGTGAATCTGGCTAGTCGCGAGGAATTGCTGAGAATTCCGGGTGTGGGAGTTCGGAGCGTCGACCGGATTTTGAAGATCCGTAAGTTCCAAAGCTTGCGGTGCGCGGACCTGCGGAAGCTTCGCGTGGCTTGGAATCGTACAAAATGGTTTGTAGAGACGACGGATCACAATCCAGGTCTGGCGAGCTTGGACAAACTTGATTTAGGGAAACGTGCGAAGCCGAAGAACACTCAGCTTCTTCTGTTTGACGCGGCCACCTCGGCATTCTCGGGGGAGGTTTGA
- a CDS encoding DUF421 domain-containing protein gives MLDKWITASGSQLAMILVSSVLVYAAILLYTRVTGLRSFSKMSAADFAMTIAVGSLFGATISSPNPTLFAGLFALLCLFVAQWGLAYARQKSDRVSKVVDNQPLLLMAGNEILHDNLQRANLTESDLYGKLREANALNFSQVKAVVFETTGDVSVLHGEDDDVPLEPRLFQDVMGADRLLQSSVDH, from the coding sequence ATGCTCGACAAATGGATCACCGCTTCAGGCAGCCAACTCGCGATGATCCTTGTCTCATCCGTGCTGGTCTATGCCGCAATCTTGCTCTACACGCGAGTCACTGGCCTGCGAAGCTTCTCCAAAATGTCAGCTGCTGATTTTGCGATGACCATCGCGGTTGGCTCGTTGTTTGGGGCCACGATTTCTTCGCCCAATCCGACACTCTTCGCTGGACTCTTCGCACTGCTTTGTTTGTTTGTCGCCCAGTGGGGACTGGCGTATGCAAGACAGAAATCGGACCGCGTCAGCAAAGTGGTAGACAACCAGCCGCTTCTGCTGATGGCAGGCAACGAAATATTGCACGACAACCTGCAACGTGCCAATCTGACGGAGAGTGACCTCTACGGAAAGCTCCGTGAGGCGAATGCGCTGAATTTTAGCCAGGTCAAGGCAGTGGTTTTCGAGACCACCGGTGACGTGTCGGTGCTGCACGGCGAAGACGACGACGTGCCGCTCGAACCACGTCTCTTCCAAGATGTCATGGGTGCAGATCGCCTGCTTCAATCGTCGGTCGACCACTGA
- a CDS encoding YihY/virulence factor BrkB family protein, producing MIDFFKQTFAEFSKNKCSTLAAALAYYTAFALPPLLYLLLTILTFAMSLMYDSEEAEQKAQTLLTSQTAQMMGNQAISDQVSTIIDNHEESTGKWWKTMLSFLGIIVGATGVVAALQAALNQVWEVQPDPEQSGFKNLIGKRLLSFTMILGLGFLLLVSLVVSSVLAGLGDRVGTFIGAPSVIAEIVNFTVQAIVVLVIFSAIFMYMPDAKVKWRDVLVGASITTALFLLGRFGMQVYFSYSDPGAQLGSAAASLAVLLVWVYYTAMIVLLGAEVTQVYAMRYGDGIQPEDHAVRVVEQVKRSNG from the coding sequence ATGATCGATTTCTTCAAGCAAACCTTTGCCGAATTCTCAAAGAACAAGTGCAGCACCCTCGCAGCCGCATTGGCCTACTACACCGCTTTCGCTCTACCGCCGCTACTATACCTATTGTTGACGATCCTCACGTTCGCCATGTCGCTGATGTATGACAGCGAAGAAGCTGAGCAGAAAGCCCAGACATTGTTAACCAGCCAGACGGCCCAGATGATGGGGAACCAAGCGATCTCAGACCAAGTCTCGACCATCATCGACAACCACGAAGAATCGACCGGAAAATGGTGGAAAACGATGCTTAGCTTCCTGGGTATTATCGTCGGGGCTACCGGAGTCGTGGCAGCACTGCAAGCGGCTTTAAATCAGGTCTGGGAAGTTCAACCTGACCCGGAGCAATCGGGGTTCAAAAACCTGATCGGGAAACGCTTGCTCTCATTCACCATGATTCTGGGGCTCGGCTTCCTCCTGCTGGTTTCGCTTGTTGTCTCTTCAGTGCTAGCCGGTCTCGGTGATCGAGTGGGCACCTTCATCGGCGCGCCTTCCGTCATCGCTGAAATCGTCAACTTCACAGTCCAGGCAATTGTCGTCCTGGTCATCTTCTCAGCGATCTTCATGTACATGCCCGACGCGAAAGTCAAATGGCGTGATGTGCTGGTAGGGGCTTCTATCACGACAGCCTTATTCTTGCTGGGACGCTTCGGGATGCAGGTCTACTTCTCCTATAGCGATCCGGGGGCCCAACTCGGTTCGGCCGCAGCATCCCTAGCCGTCTTGTTGGTGTGGGTGTACTACACGGCGATGATCGTGCTACTCGGTGCGGAAGTGACGCAGGTCTACGCGATGCGATACGGCGATGGCATCCAACCGGAAGATCACGCGGTACGAGTGGTTGAGCAGGTCAAACGCTCCAACGGCTGA